The Streptomyces collinus DNA segment AGATTCAACATGTAAGCAATGCTACGCAGTACCGAGTGCGAAATCTCGATTGTGCTACGAGGTTCCGGTGTCACATCGTGGCTGGCATGAGCACCGTCACCACACCGCCCGGCCGGCTCGCCGACGCCCCGCCCGCACCGGCCCGCCGCCGCCTCGACTGGCGCCTCCGGTTCGCCGCCCTGTCCCTGATCTGGGGCTTCAGCTTCCTCCTCATCAAGGTGGGCACCGGGGCGTACGCGCCGTTCCAGGTGACGCTCGGCCGGCTGCTGTTCGGCACGGCGGTGCTGGCCGCGGCGATGGCGGTGCGCCGAGAGCGGCTGCCGCGCGGGATCCGGGTCTGGGGGCATCTGGCGGTCGCCGCGTTCCTGCTCAACGCCCTGCCGTTCTCGCTGTTCGCCTACGCCGAGCTGACCATCCCGTCCACGCTGGCGGGCATCTGCAACGCGACCTCACCGCTGTGGGGCATGGCGCTGTCGCTGATCGCCCTGTCGGAGGACCGCCCGACCCGGGTGCGGGTCGCCGGGCTCGGCCTCGGCTTCCTCGGGGTGCTCACGGTGCTGGGTGCCTGGCAGGGCTTCCACGGCCTGGACGCCACCGGGACGGCACTGGCGCTGCTCGGCTCCCTCAGCTACCCGATCGGCTGGATCTACGTCCGCCGCACCCTGGCCGGGACCGGCGACTCCCACCTGTCGATGACCGGAGCCCAGCTGCTGCTCGCGACGGTCCAGCTGGCGGTGGTCACCCCGCTGTTCACGACCCTGCCGACCCGCGTGTCCGTCGGACCGCTGCTGGCGATCGCCGCCCTGGGCGCACTGGGCACGGGTCTGGCGGTGCTCCTCCAGTACGGCCTGGTCGCCGAAGTCGGCCCGACGACCGCCCAGATGGTCACGTACTTCATCCCGGTCATCGCCACGGCCGCGGGCGTGGCTCTCCTCGGCGAGGCGCTCACGTGGTCGACCCCGGTCGGGGCGGTGATCGTACTGACGGGAGCGGCACTCACCCAGATCCGCCCGAAGCCCCGCCGGACATCCCGGCGGTAACTCCGCAGGGCCTGACGACTTGGCCGCTGCCTCGGTTTCAGCTCAGCAGGGCCCGGAGGCGCGGCGGCCTCCCGGCCGTCACCGGGGGGAGCGGGCCAGGAGCCTGAGCCGCGTCTCAGCCGCCGCCCCTTGCGGGCATGGAAGCCCCGGCCGGAGCCTCCGTACTCCAGCTCCTCGGAGGCCAGAAGCCCTCAGCTGCGGTTCAGCCCTCACTGCACCAGGACCGACGACCCGGCCGGGGTCCGGGTCGTTGCCTCCGCGGAAGCCAGATGCCACGGCCGTAGCTGCGCGCCGCCCCGAGGCCGGAAGGCGTACCCCCGTCGTAGCCCCGCGCAGAAACCCACGGCCCAGCCCTTCCGCAGATCTGATCAGTCGTAGGTCCGATCAGTCGTAGCTCCGCGCCGGAGCGGGACCGACCGCCGAGGTGATCGCGTCGGCCAGCGCCTCGATCTCGCTCCCGGCGAGCGTCGAGACGGTGACCCGGATGCCGGGCGGCGCGGCCAGCCGGAAGCGGGCTCCGGGGGCCACGGCCCAGCCGGCGTGCAGCAGCCGGGCGACGGCGCCGGTCTCGTCCGGCACGGGCACCCACACGTTCATACCGCTGCGCCCGTGCGCCGCGACACCGCGCCGTTCGAGCGCGCCGATCAGCGCGTCCCGCCGCCTCCCGTACGACGCCGCCACCTCTGCCGTGTCCACCGCACCGTCGCCCCACAGCCGTACCAGGGCCCGCTGCATCAGCCGGCTGACCCAGCCCGGTCCGAGCCGGTGCCGTCCGCGGACCCGGTCCACGGTGAGGGCGTCCCCCGTGAGCAGGGCGAGCCGCAGATCGGGACCGTAGGCCTTGGCCGCCGAGCGGACGAAAGCCCAGTGCCGGGTGACTCCGGCCAGCGGGTGCAGGGGCACGTCGACGATGCCGTGCCCGTGGTCGTCCTCGATCAGCAGGACCTCGGGGTGCTCCCGGAGCACGGCTCGCAGGGCCCGCGCGCGCGGCGCGCTCACCGCAGCGCCGGTCGGGTTCTGCGCCCGGTCCGTCACGATCAGGGCGCGCGCCCCGGCCTCCAGCGCCCGGCGCACGTCCTCCGCACGGGGGCCCTCGTCGTCGACGCCCACCGGAACGGTCCGCAGGCCGAGCGCCGGCACGAGATCGAGGGTGCGGCCCCAGCCGGGGTCCTCCACGGCGACGGTGTCGCCGGGCTTGAGGTGGGCCGCGAGCACCCGCTCGACGCCGTCCAGCGCCCCGGAGACCACGGCGACCGGCCCCTCCGGCACCCCGTCGGCGTCGAAGCCGGCCCGCGCGATCCGGGCCAGCTCCGGTTCCACGGCGGTGTCCCCGTAGAGCACGGGCGCCCGGTCGCCTTCGGCGGCGGCCGCCGCGAACACGCCCGC contains these protein-coding regions:
- a CDS encoding DMT family transporter, with the translated sequence MSTVTTPPGRLADAPPAPARRRLDWRLRFAALSLIWGFSFLLIKVGTGAYAPFQVTLGRLLFGTAVLAAAMAVRRERLPRGIRVWGHLAVAAFLLNALPFSLFAYAELTIPSTLAGICNATSPLWGMALSLIALSEDRPTRVRVAGLGLGFLGVLTVLGAWQGFHGLDATGTALALLGSLSYPIGWIYVRRTLAGTGDSHLSMTGAQLLLATVQLAVVTPLFTTLPTRVSVGPLLAIAALGALGTGLAVLLQYGLVAEVGPTTAQMVTYFIPVIATAAGVALLGEALTWSTPVGAVIVLTGAALTQIRPKPRRTSRR
- a CDS encoding aminotransferase class I/II-fold pyridoxal phosphate-dependent enzyme translates to MLGEYPISGRRAADISASIERAVGAGGLRPGQLLPPMRELAERLGVNPNTVAAAYRTLRERGVIETAGRRGSRVRPAPATTGREHFRVDVPEGVRDVAQGNPDPALLPPLAGVFAAAAAEGDRAPVLYGDTAVEPELARIARAGFDADGVPEGPVAVVSGALDGVERVLAAHLKPGDTVAVEDPGWGRTLDLVPALGLRTVPVGVDDEGPRAEDVRRALEAGARALIVTDRAQNPTGAAVSAPRARALRAVLREHPEVLLIEDDHGHGIVDVPLHPLAGVTRHWAFVRSAAKAYGPDLRLALLTGDALTVDRVRGRHRLGPGWVSRLMQRALVRLWGDGAVDTAEVAASYGRRRDALIGALERRGVAAHGRSGMNVWVPVPDETGAVARLLHAGWAVAPGARFRLAAPPGIRVTVSTLAGSEIEALADAITSAVGPAPARSYD